A genomic segment from Candidatus Brocadia sinica JPN1 encodes:
- a CDS encoding tetratricopeptide repeat protein, which produces MKIRFFVPFFFILFFSLCSVQIANCGLPKSEIRNPKSEISRDVAVKLFTDANEKYQLAAKFIAAKNIQEADQKLKEAASHYEAILAGGFKNGQIYYNLGNTYYRQGELGKAILNYRRAGQLMPRNADLNANLRLAKGSTEDKELSNEIPIAVRRIFFWFFFLNQNELAIIAIFLYGILMTLLFFLITLKYTWFRKIIIGFSAGLFVVVVSLGIKVYLEQGVNRGVIIATKCEVRYGPGEEYETKFEIHNGAECVIEDVKDEWYRVYVNIGVKQDAASKTGTEEKVSKEVRRGWLQKKYVEVI; this is translated from the coding sequence ATGAAAATACGTTTCTTTGTCCCTTTTTTCTTTATACTTTTCTTTTCCCTTTGTAGCGTACAGATTGCAAACTGCGGATTACCGAAATCTGAAATCCGAAATCCGAAATCCGAAATATCGAGGGATGTTGCTGTAAAATTATTTACTGACGCAAATGAAAAATATCAGCTGGCAGCAAAGTTTATTGCAGCAAAAAATATTCAGGAGGCAGACCAGAAGCTGAAAGAAGCGGCCTCACATTACGAGGCGATCCTGGCAGGTGGGTTCAAAAACGGTCAAATATATTATAATCTGGGAAACACGTATTATCGTCAGGGAGAATTAGGGAAGGCAATCCTGAACTATCGGAGGGCCGGGCAGCTTATGCCGAGAAATGCGGACCTGAATGCAAACCTGAGACTGGCGAAGGGCTCTACCGAAGATAAAGAATTATCAAACGAAATTCCCATTGCAGTCCGAAGGATATTCTTTTGGTTTTTCTTTTTGAACCAGAACGAATTAGCGATAATAGCCATTTTCCTTTATGGAATACTGATGACACTACTTTTCTTTTTAATCACCCTTAAATATACATGGTTTAGAAAAATAATAATAGGTTTTTCTGCTGGCTTATTTGTTGTGGTAGTATCACTCGGTATCAAAGTCTATTTAGAACAGGGTGTGAATCGTGGAGTGATTATTGCTACAAAGTGCGAAGTACGATACGGACCGGGAGAAGAGTATGAAACAAAGTTTGAAATACATAACGGTGCGGAGTGTGTTATTGAAGATGTAAAAGACGAATGGTATAGGGTGTATGTAAATATAGGTGTGAAACAGGATGCCGCATCAAAAACGGGTACCGAAGAAAAGGTAAGCAAGGAAGTTCGCAGGGGATGGTTGCAAAAAAAGTATGTGGAAGTGATTTAG
- a CDS encoding ERCC4 domain-containing protein — translation MNIVIEIDYREKDSGIVEILREQENFAIDVKKLSIGDYLINKHIAVERKTTKDFILSLIDGRLFSQAARLKRHAAVQFMIIEGTDLFHTGYEIDPQAIKGALVSLSVSWQIPLIFSRSSCGTAEILTLAGRQDGKYHDEILKRMGRKSKCIQTQKLYFLQGLPGIGPGIAKRMLEYFGSIEKVVNAHEYELSGIKGIGKKKASSIRKIITEQILPKR, via the coding sequence ATGAATATCGTTATAGAAATCGATTATCGTGAAAAAGATTCTGGAATTGTTGAGATTTTACGGGAGCAAGAAAATTTTGCTATAGACGTAAAAAAATTATCCATTGGCGATTATCTCATTAACAAACATATTGCTGTTGAACGAAAGACAACAAAGGATTTTATTCTATCTCTTATTGATGGACGGTTGTTTTCCCAGGCAGCTCGATTAAAAAGACACGCAGCTGTACAATTTATGATTATAGAGGGTACTGATTTGTTCCATACAGGTTATGAGATTGATCCACAGGCAATCAAAGGGGCGCTTGTTTCTTTGTCTGTTTCCTGGCAGATTCCCTTGATATTTTCAAGATCTTCCTGCGGTACTGCTGAAATATTGACTCTGGCAGGGAGGCAGGATGGTAAATATCATGATGAAATCTTGAAGAGGATGGGAAGAAAATCCAAGTGCATTCAAACACAGAAATTATACTTTCTTCAAGGATTGCCTGGCATAGGACCAGGAATAGCAAAAAGGATGTTAGAATATTTTGGAAGCATAGAGAAGGTTGTCAATGCCCATGAGTATGAACTCTCCGGTATAAAAGGAATCGGCAAGAAAAAAGCATCCTCGATCCGTAAAATTATTACAGAACAAATTTTGCCGAAACGGTAA